A window of Komagataeibacter medellinensis NBRC 3288 contains these coding sequences:
- a CDS encoding helix-turn-helix domain-containing protein, translating to MKKAATKTFTGSRIRHQRHRVGMTQSALAQRLGISASYLNQIEHDARPLPITLLGALCTLFSVGADYFSDTEETRGIQAVREILADPVFDMDAIRLDSIHAAMRVAPDLCAQFVRLYRAYLLRQEHAEAALIGGGSASSRAMQHDGPDRVEPYEAVNDWVQAQRNYFDEIDRCAEQQFEMMRLDEGSPGEQLARYLLDHHGIRTEIDLNLSQKGLMWHIDRRQRILFLSRLAPSESSTFWMAQALGQIEHQSLFARVVRRSRLKESEARGLARVYLTNYFAGALLLPYEQFRVTAHEVRHDLELLQRHFGVSFEQACHRLSTMQRPGHEGIPFYFLKTDIAGNILKSFSANRFTQSRFGGPCPLWNIFRAFSTPQQVQVQLSQTTDGAVYLNIARTVGRNSISYLDRPRLTAVVLGCSITDAPQIVYSAGLDLKDPRMIIPIGPGCRACTREHCHHRALPMVGHRVDVDNEGRGIAPYRTAL from the coding sequence ATGAAAAAAGCCGCTACCAAAACCTTTACTGGATCACGTATCCGTCATCAGCGACACCGTGTCGGAATGACACAGAGCGCACTGGCACAGCGACTAGGTATTTCCGCCAGTTACCTGAACCAGATTGAACATGATGCAAGGCCGCTTCCCATTACATTGCTTGGCGCGCTATGCACTCTTTTCTCCGTCGGTGCGGATTATTTTAGCGATACCGAAGAAACACGCGGCATACAGGCCGTACGGGAAATTCTGGCTGATCCTGTATTCGACATGGATGCCATACGGCTTGACAGTATTCACGCCGCCATGCGTGTAGCCCCAGATCTATGTGCGCAGTTCGTGCGGCTTTATCGTGCCTATCTTTTGCGGCAAGAACATGCCGAAGCGGCGCTAATCGGGGGAGGATCTGCGTCATCACGCGCGATGCAGCATGACGGCCCTGATCGGGTTGAACCTTATGAAGCCGTGAATGACTGGGTTCAGGCGCAACGTAACTATTTTGACGAGATTGATCGCTGTGCGGAACAGCAATTTGAGATGATGCGCCTTGATGAAGGCAGTCCTGGTGAGCAGCTTGCCCGCTACCTACTTGACCACCATGGCATCCGCACTGAAATCGACCTCAACCTGAGCCAGAAAGGCCTGATGTGGCACATCGACCGTCGCCAACGCATCCTGTTCCTGTCACGCCTTGCCCCTTCGGAAAGCAGCACGTTCTGGATGGCACAGGCATTGGGTCAGATCGAACATCAAAGTCTGTTCGCACGCGTAGTCCGCCGTTCACGCCTGAAGGAAAGTGAGGCGCGGGGATTGGCACGCGTTTATCTTACCAACTATTTCGCGGGTGCATTGCTTCTGCCTTATGAGCAATTTCGTGTTACGGCACATGAAGTGCGCCATGATCTGGAACTACTGCAACGCCATTTTGGTGTCAGTTTCGAGCAGGCCTGCCACCGACTGAGCACCATGCAACGCCCTGGGCATGAAGGAATCCCCTTTTATTTCCTGAAGACGGATATTGCGGGAAACATTCTTAAAAGTTTCAGTGCGAACCGCTTTACACAGTCCCGCTTTGGCGGTCCGTGTCCGTTATGGAACATTTTCCGCGCCTTCAGCACCCCCCAGCAGGTGCAGGTCCAGCTATCCCAGACTACCGACGGCGCGGTCTATCTCAATATCGCGCGGACAGTCGGACGCAACAGCATCTCTTATCTTGACCGACCACGTCTGACGGCTGTGGTCCTTGGCTGCTCCATCACCGACGCGCCCCAGATCGTCTATTCTGCGGGACTGGACCTGAAAGATCCGCGTATGATCATTCCCATCGGTCCTGGCTGTCGCGCATGCACCCGCGAACACTGCCATCATCGTGCCCTGCCGATGGTAGGTCATCGTGTTGATGTCGATAACGAAGGACGTGGCATCGCACCCTATCGCACTGCACTATAA
- a CDS encoding MFS transporter, translating to MALSVSELRRAAWTCSLGSALEYYDFALYSLASALVFGPLFFPSASPVTSLIASFATYFVGFAVRPVGGIIFGTLGDNIGRKKVLLITVTLMGLASTGIGLIPTYQTIGVWAPVLLVIARVLQGLGAGAEQAGAAVMMTEYAPAGHRGFYASLPFLGIQIGTIIAAIVYCGLLFGVTDITHSWVWRVPFLVSAVILVVALYMRLKLKESPTFEKIQRKTQEEHEALAVVIRTSWRTIVAGIGVRMAENGGSSIYQVLAISYIVNTMGLPGLWGTSALITAAVVGGFTVPIAGLLSDRFGRIKVYRSFAILQGITAFPVWYAFSTGRPLLAVLALSMGLGITTWGMFGTQAAMLPEMFGARHRYMAVSMSREVSAVIAGGVTPLVGSFIIRWVAAFHPDAVHPGQMAWLPIAGYVILLSMTTIATTFFIPECRNRDLLEQNDIL from the coding sequence ATGGCCCTAAGCGTAAGTGAACTTCGACGTGCGGCATGGACGTGCTCGCTCGGCAGTGCGCTCGAATATTACGATTTCGCGCTCTACAGCCTTGCATCCGCACTGGTGTTCGGACCACTTTTCTTTCCGTCGGCTTCTCCTGTGACAAGCCTCATCGCCAGCTTTGCAACCTATTTCGTCGGGTTTGCCGTAAGGCCTGTCGGTGGCATTATTTTTGGTACATTGGGAGATAATATCGGGCGCAAGAAAGTCCTGCTCATCACGGTGACGCTGATGGGTCTTGCAAGCACAGGCATCGGCCTGATTCCCACGTACCAGACAATAGGGGTATGGGCTCCCGTCCTGCTGGTCATAGCGCGGGTACTGCAGGGGCTTGGCGCCGGGGCAGAGCAGGCAGGTGCGGCCGTGATGATGACGGAATATGCCCCGGCAGGACATCGTGGATTCTATGCCTCGCTGCCATTTCTTGGCATCCAGATCGGCACTATCATTGCCGCCATTGTCTATTGCGGCCTATTGTTTGGTGTGACGGACATTACGCATTCATGGGTCTGGCGTGTTCCGTTCTTGGTCAGCGCTGTGATTCTAGTGGTTGCTCTCTATATGCGTCTCAAGCTGAAAGAATCGCCGACGTTCGAGAAAATCCAGCGTAAGACGCAAGAAGAGCATGAAGCTCTGGCTGTGGTCATCCGTACCTCATGGCGGACCATCGTGGCGGGGATTGGCGTCAGGATGGCGGAAAATGGCGGCTCATCCATCTATCAGGTGCTGGCGATCAGCTATATCGTCAATACGATGGGCCTACCGGGCCTGTGGGGCACGTCGGCTCTGATAACGGCTGCCGTGGTGGGCGGATTTACCGTACCTATCGCTGGGTTGCTGAGTGATCGGTTCGGACGCATAAAAGTCTATCGCAGTTTTGCGATCCTGCAGGGCATCACGGCGTTTCCCGTATGGTATGCTTTCAGCACGGGTCGCCCTCTGTTGGCCGTGCTTGCGCTCTCGATGGGACTGGGGATAACGACATGGGGCATGTTCGGAACACAGGCGGCGATGCTGCCGGAAATGTTCGGCGCACGTCATCGCTACATGGCGGTATCCATGTCACGCGAAGTATCAGCCGTAATAGCCGGTGGCGTGACGCCTTTGGTGGGGTCATTTATCATTCGCTGGGTCGCGGCATTCCATCCCGATGCGGTTCATCCCGGA
- a CDS encoding Gfo/Idh/MocA family protein encodes MNEHIGWALVGASNVARQWIVDAIRVQNDSSIVTVLSSSDERGAKFANENAIPAHVTDIGAILADDRVNAVYISTTNQFHHVQTIAAAAAGKHVLCEKPLALRVTDAHDMIAACRKAGVVLGINHHLRCNAMHQELRRLLAEGVIGRLNAVRVFHANFLAHALHGWRINDAGGGGLILDSTIHDIDTLRFLIGSNPTHVMAMTQSGRLAHDGMEDGIMVIMRFPGDVLVQIHGSYTVPFSEGGMEFYGSDGVLVGRDCMSQRPAGRLFIRNADGEREIPIHHHNLYHYALATFSAAVRGRGQPAATGEDGLAALTIALAIRESALTGRQIEVDIP; translated from the coding sequence ATGAACGAACATATCGGCTGGGCCCTGGTTGGTGCAAGTAACGTCGCCAGACAATGGATTGTGGATGCCATTCGTGTACAGAATGACAGCAGCATTGTAACCGTCCTGAGTTCCAGTGACGAACGTGGGGCGAAGTTCGCAAATGAAAACGCCATTCCTGCCCATGTGACAGATATTGGCGCAATCCTTGCGGATGACAGGGTGAATGCCGTCTATATCAGCACTACCAATCAGTTTCACCATGTGCAGACCATAGCAGCTGCGGCGGCGGGTAAACACGTGCTCTGCGAGAAGCCGCTCGCCCTTCGTGTAACCGACGCGCATGACATGATTGCCGCGTGTCGTAAGGCAGGGGTGGTGCTGGGAATCAATCATCACCTGCGTTGCAACGCCATGCATCAGGAACTGCGTCGGCTTCTGGCTGAAGGTGTCATCGGGCGGCTTAACGCTGTACGTGTGTTCCACGCGAATTTTCTGGCCCATGCCCTGCATGGCTGGCGGATCAATGATGCAGGTGGTGGCGGGCTGATCCTTGACAGCACGATCCATGATATTGACACGCTCCGCTTCTTGATCGGCAGCAACCCGACCCACGTCATGGCCATGACGCAAAGCGGTCGTTTGGCTCATGACGGGATGGAAGATGGCATCATGGTCATTATGCGTTTTCCCGGTGACGTGCTGGTGCAGATCCATGGCTCCTATACCGTGCCATTTTCAGAAGGCGGCATGGAATTTTATGGCAGCGATGGCGTCCTTGTCGGCCGCGATTGCATGAGCCAACGGCCAGCGGGTCGGTTGTTTATCCGTAATGCCGATGGGGAGCGTGAAATACCCATCCATCACCACAATCTCTATCACTATGCACTTGCCACCTTCAGCGCTGCGGTGCGGGGCAGGGGACAGCCCGCCGCCACTGGCGAAGATGGACTAGCCGCGCTTACCATAGCGCTGGCCATTCGTGAATCGGCCCTGACGGGCCGTCAGATCGAAGTGGACATTCCATGA
- a CDS encoding AMP-binding protein: MNYENSAFRSVPRTGAALPQQPRTAGKHRFRPLPDHGRRALNVSALCVDRHLGDCPDRAAVIIRTNVGEGAVCYRELHERVCRLANALKDQGVQRGDRVAIHLPLMVESIVALLACARIGAVHVVLDMELDAHSMAERLMECGAVAVLTGDGIGDASGPVPLKATLDSALEFAGTRVRAHLVLVTAINGAEITMTPGRDHYYNAMVDWYEPDFPPEAMCRDDPLFVLYSSGGRNGVCAVTHTVGDYRRMASDAMEMAYPYTDADVPSGLLSMAWNAGQTPLLMGLLAHGGTIVTTKEALMTLPS, encoded by the coding sequence ATGAATTATGAAAATTCCGCCTTTCGGTCAGTTCCCCGCACGGGGGCGGCCCTCCCGCAACAGCCCCGTACGGCTGGAAAGCATCGTTTTCGCCCGCTGCCGGATCATGGTCGTAGGGCATTGAATGTGTCCGCCTTGTGTGTTGACCGCCACCTGGGTGATTGTCCAGACCGGGCAGCCGTGATTATCCGCACCAATGTAGGCGAAGGGGCGGTGTGTTATCGCGAACTGCACGAACGTGTCTGTCGCCTTGCGAATGCGCTGAAGGATCAGGGCGTGCAGCGTGGTGACAGGGTCGCAATTCACCTGCCCCTTATGGTGGAAAGCATCGTGGCGCTGCTCGCCTGTGCTCGTATTGGTGCGGTACATGTCGTGCTGGACATGGAACTTGATGCACACTCAATGGCGGAACGTTTGATGGAGTGTGGCGCGGTTGCCGTCCTGACGGGGGATGGTATTGGTGATGCGTCTGGTCCCGTTCCGCTGAAGGCTACGTTGGATAGTGCGCTGGAATTTGCGGGGACGCGGGTGCGGGCGCATCTGGTTCTGGTTACTGCCATCAACGGTGCGGAAATTACGATGACACCCGGTCGTGACCATTATTATAACGCCATGGTGGACTGGTATGAACCTGACTTCCCACCAGAAGCCATGTGCCGGGACGATCCATTATTCGTACTCTATTCCTCTGGAGGTCGCAATGGTGTCTGCGCTGTAACCCACACGGTGGGGGATTACAGGCGCATGGCGTCCGATGCCATGGAAATGGCATATCCATACACTGACGCCGATGTTCCCTCTGGCCTGCTCAGCATGGCGTGGAATGCGGGACAGACGCCCCTTCTGATGGGACTTCTGGCGCATGGTGGCACCATCGTAACCACAAAGGAGGCACTGATGACCCTGCCGAGTTGA